A genomic region of Streptomyces sp. NBC_00247 contains the following coding sequences:
- a CDS encoding helix-turn-helix domain-containing protein — MSEPRSAPTVGQVVLGRRLQDLRERAGLTRDQAAKVLRVASATVRRMETAEVALKIPYVQALLRAYGIGEEENDAFVELAEEANKPGWWQRYHDVLPDWFSMYVSLEGAASLLRMYEPHFVPGLLQTEDYARSVMLSGAIGQSRPEDIERHVALRMERQSLLAKADAPRLWVVMDETVLRRPVGTPEAMRAQIDKLLEASEQTHITLQIAEFATGHHPATYGPFVLFRFGVPELPDMVFSEYLTGAVYFDTRPEVASYLEAMDRMAAQAATARRTKDILRDFRKEL, encoded by the coding sequence GTGAGCGAGCCCCGGTCAGCCCCGACCGTGGGGCAGGTCGTCCTCGGCAGGCGCCTGCAGGACCTGCGGGAGCGTGCCGGACTGACCCGCGACCAAGCGGCCAAGGTGCTCCGCGTCGCGTCCGCCACGGTCCGGCGGATGGAGACGGCCGAGGTCGCCCTCAAAATTCCCTACGTGCAGGCCCTGTTGCGTGCGTACGGGATCGGTGAGGAAGAGAACGACGCGTTCGTCGAGCTCGCCGAGGAGGCCAACAAGCCCGGCTGGTGGCAGCGTTACCACGACGTGCTGCCCGACTGGTTCAGCATGTACGTCAGCCTGGAGGGTGCGGCGAGCCTGCTGCGCATGTACGAACCGCACTTCGTGCCCGGACTCCTCCAGACCGAGGACTACGCCCGCTCCGTGATGCTGAGCGGCGCGATCGGCCAGTCCCGTCCCGAGGACATCGAGCGGCACGTCGCCCTGCGGATGGAGCGGCAGAGCCTGCTCGCGAAGGCGGACGCCCCGAGGCTGTGGGTGGTCATGGACGAGACAGTGCTGCGGCGTCCGGTCGGCACTCCCGAGGCCATGCGCGCACAGATCGACAAGCTCCTCGAAGCCTCCGAACAGACGCACATCACCCTCCAGATCGCGGAGTTCGCGACCGGCCACCACCCCGCGACCTACGGCCCGTTCGTGCTCTTCCGCTTCGGCGTGCCCGAACTCCCGGACATGGTCTTCAGCGAGTACCTGACCGGCGCCGTCTACTTCGACACGCGCCCGGAGGTGGCTTCCTACCTCGAGGCCATGGACCGCATGGCGGCCCAGGCCGCGACTGCACGACGCACGAAGGACATCCTCCGGGATTTCCGCAAGGAGCTGTGA
- a CDS encoding DUF4132 domain-containing protein, which yields MRRWELVEGTASKFWETGAVGVAVTVRYGRCGSEGRTRTQEYASEEAAHAKVRRTIAEKVRKGYEEVAASASAPTAPLSTATAHPHAVPVAAVRSGVRGAPVLPDEDTFELPLSWRRVLYPRRGGCARPLSRPTEETLAQVGERIAGEAAWIELILTEPGSDPDLVEATRAHLAGSPSPAGAAALAAVVSLGETAPSSWVDTWVAECGLPFAARAAQELQTIKAHSYHALGRRVKGALKRVSLSSSLHWHHGSLNVAARARAHIAAADEPTYRATVAALEAARGDCHHRIAAAFLAPSETEWVDALLSEPAVLAEDHYVLQRMVLCSLTSADQLARLSYRPDHTLAVIATLADGLGTAVAPLLRKYLDHGQHYSEGVKAVSAALTELPTDEAFNVLLHHKELKQVRAALLDAMRRYPVRALRLLSADVRYNTPTRSRASRQLLHAHINTHRPLVSALLPTLPEDLAEVVGPLLNPVSRFPEASLASLPTGLTRPPWSRPRAGAAVPVNTGEDALPAPELRWLPGEREEWARCSTWYTRPQHDGDYEKVFSSQLEGLNSTGLRPAWIFLHAPVERVAPALATWGPTDLWDGADTLRPIVARFGIDALPLLLRTVPRQPSTMAALFLPFVDAAVARHMADWAARLKSTAATARTWFARHGAAAAVFLVPDAVGKPGAPRRAAERALLQIAAVHGERTVREAADRYCADAVRSVEALLISDPLERALPEKLPVLPNWAEPGLLPQLLTRTGEALPAEVVRNALTMFALSRPGEVYPGVAALRAATAPDSLAGFAWAVFEQWLDARLPTRESWALYVLGEVGNDETVRRLTPVVRAWPGEGAHHRAVEGLDVLAAIGSEVALLQLHDIGRRVKFKALKTRAQEKIAEVAAVLGLTAEQLSDRLVPDFGLDADGSTVVDYGPRRFTVGFDERLGPYVLDGAGKRRKDLPAPVARDDGDLATEGRKRFLALKKDVRTVASGQVRRLEAAMVSGRSWSAREFQDLFVAHPLVGHLVRRLVWLSESRGTTTAFRVTGERTLADVRDQAFALPSRGSVRLAHPLRLGDGLKVWSEVFARQELSQPFPQLEREVFSLTDEERTSNRLARFEGVTVPTVAVLGLERRGWERGAPQDAGVEGWISKRLGEELYLVVGFYEGIVAGSPEAFPEQRLEAVWLGDRPGDHWPRGTYHHMFGALDPVTASEALADLTVLGGVRRAPAVGGPARVAGRTVTVGGQGRSR from the coding sequence ATGCGGCGCTGGGAGCTGGTGGAAGGCACTGCGTCGAAGTTCTGGGAGACCGGGGCGGTCGGCGTCGCGGTCACCGTGCGGTACGGCCGCTGCGGGTCCGAAGGACGCACCCGGACGCAGGAGTACGCCTCCGAGGAGGCTGCGCACGCGAAGGTCCGCAGGACCATAGCGGAGAAGGTGCGCAAGGGGTACGAGGAGGTGGCGGCGTCCGCGTCCGCCCCGACCGCCCCCCTCTCCACCGCCACCGCGCACCCCCACGCGGTGCCCGTGGCCGCCGTCCGGTCCGGTGTGCGGGGAGCGCCGGTGCTGCCGGACGAAGACACCTTCGAACTCCCGCTGAGCTGGCGCCGGGTGCTTTACCCCCGGCGGGGCGGCTGCGCCCGACCCCTGAGCAGGCCCACCGAGGAGACCTTGGCGCAGGTCGGGGAACGGATCGCCGGTGAGGCGGCCTGGATCGAGCTGATACTCACCGAGCCCGGCTCGGACCCCGACCTCGTCGAGGCGACCCGGGCCCATCTCGCCGGCAGTCCCTCACCCGCCGGGGCCGCCGCGCTGGCGGCCGTCGTCTCCTTGGGGGAGACGGCTCCTTCGAGCTGGGTGGACACCTGGGTGGCGGAGTGCGGGCTGCCCTTCGCCGCACGCGCGGCCCAGGAGCTCCAGACCATCAAGGCGCACAGTTACCACGCCCTGGGACGGCGGGTGAAGGGTGCGCTGAAGCGGGTCTCCCTCTCCTCCTCCCTGCACTGGCACCACGGCTCGCTGAACGTGGCCGCCCGGGCCCGCGCCCACATCGCCGCGGCGGACGAGCCCACCTACCGCGCCACCGTGGCGGCGCTGGAGGCCGCCCGCGGGGACTGCCACCACCGGATCGCCGCCGCCTTCCTGGCCCCGAGCGAGACGGAGTGGGTCGACGCCCTCCTGTCGGAGCCGGCCGTGCTCGCCGAGGACCACTACGTCCTGCAGCGCATGGTGCTCTGCTCGCTGACGTCGGCCGACCAGCTGGCCCGGCTGTCGTACCGTCCGGACCACACCCTCGCCGTGATCGCGACGCTCGCCGATGGCCTCGGGACGGCCGTCGCACCGCTGCTCCGGAAGTACCTCGATCACGGCCAGCATTACTCCGAGGGCGTCAAGGCGGTCTCCGCGGCGCTCACCGAACTCCCCACCGACGAGGCCTTCAACGTCCTGCTCCACCACAAGGAGCTGAAGCAGGTCCGCGCGGCACTGCTCGACGCGATGCGCCGCTATCCGGTACGGGCCCTGCGGCTGCTCTCCGCCGACGTCCGGTACAACACGCCCACGAGGTCGCGTGCCTCGCGGCAGCTGCTGCACGCCCACATCAACACCCACCGCCCGCTGGTGTCCGCCCTGCTGCCGACGCTGCCGGAGGATCTGGCGGAGGTGGTGGGCCCGCTGCTGAACCCGGTGTCCCGCTTCCCCGAGGCGTCCCTGGCGTCCCTGCCCACCGGGCTCACACGGCCCCCGTGGTCCCGCCCGCGCGCCGGTGCCGCCGTCCCGGTGAACACCGGCGAGGACGCTCTGCCCGCGCCGGAGCTGCGCTGGCTCCCGGGCGAGCGGGAGGAGTGGGCGCGCTGTTCCACCTGGTACACCCGCCCCCAGCACGACGGCGATTACGAGAAGGTGTTCTCCTCCCAGCTCGAAGGGCTGAACAGCACCGGGCTGCGGCCCGCTTGGATCTTCCTGCACGCACCCGTGGAGCGCGTCGCACCGGCCCTGGCCACCTGGGGGCCGACGGACCTCTGGGACGGGGCGGACACCCTGCGGCCGATCGTCGCGCGCTTCGGGATCGACGCGCTGCCGCTCCTGCTGCGCACCGTCCCCCGCCAGCCGAGCACCATGGCGGCGCTGTTCCTGCCGTTCGTGGACGCGGCCGTCGCCCGGCACATGGCCGACTGGGCGGCCCGGCTGAAGTCCACCGCCGCGACGGCCCGGACGTGGTTCGCGCGCCACGGCGCCGCGGCAGCGGTGTTCCTGGTACCGGACGCGGTCGGCAAGCCGGGTGCCCCTCGGCGTGCGGCCGAACGGGCGCTGCTCCAGATCGCGGCGGTGCACGGCGAGCGGACGGTCCGCGAGGCCGCGGACCGCTACTGCGCCGACGCGGTGCGGTCGGTGGAGGCGCTGCTGATCAGCGACCCGTTGGAGCGCGCGCTGCCGGAGAAGCTGCCGGTACTGCCGAACTGGGCGGAGCCGGGGCTCCTGCCGCAACTGCTGACGCGTACCGGTGAGGCGCTGCCCGCCGAGGTGGTGCGCAACGCCCTGACGATGTTCGCGCTCTCACGGCCGGGCGAGGTCTACCCGGGTGTCGCCGCGCTGCGCGCGGCCACCGCACCGGACTCGCTCGCCGGGTTCGCCTGGGCCGTCTTCGAGCAGTGGCTCGACGCGCGACTGCCGACCAGGGAGTCCTGGGCGCTGTACGTCCTGGGCGAGGTGGGGAACGACGAGACCGTCCGGCGTCTCACACCGGTCGTCCGCGCCTGGCCCGGCGAGGGCGCGCACCACCGGGCGGTCGAAGGACTGGACGTGCTGGCGGCGATCGGCAGCGAGGTGGCACTGCTGCAGCTGCACGACATCGGCCGGCGGGTGAAGTTCAAGGCGTTGAAGACGCGCGCCCAGGAGAAGATCGCCGAGGTGGCCGCGGTGCTGGGGCTCACCGCCGAACAGCTGTCGGACCGGCTGGTGCCGGACTTCGGGCTGGACGCGGACGGCTCGACGGTCGTGGACTACGGCCCGCGCCGGTTCACCGTCGGCTTCGACGAACGCCTCGGTCCGTACGTCCTGGACGGGGCGGGGAAACGGCGCAAGGATCTGCCGGCCCCGGTGGCCCGGGACGACGGGGATCTGGCCACGGAGGGGCGCAAGCGGTTCCTGGCGCTGAAGAAGGATGTGCGGACCGTCGCCTCCGGACAGGTGCGACGCCTGGAGGCGGCCATGGTCTCGGGCCGGTCCTGGTCGGCACGGGAGTTCCAGGACCTGTTCGTCGCCCATCCGTTGGTGGGGCACCTGGTGCGGCGGCTGGTGTGGCTGAGCGAGTCCCGGGGTACGACGACCGCCTTCCGGGTCACCGGGGAGAGGACGTTGGCCGACGTGCGCGACCAGGCGTTCGCGCTGCCCTCTCGTGGTTCCGTCCGGCTGGCCCACCCGCTCCGTCTCGGCGACGGGCTGAAGGTCTGGTCCGAGGTCTTCGCCCGCCAGGAGCTGTCCCAGCCGTTCCCCCAACTGGAGCGCGAGGTCTTCTCCCTGACGGACGAGGAGCGGACGAGCAATCGGCTGGCGCGTTTCGAGGGCGTCACCGTGCCCACGGTCGCGGTGCTGGGCCTGGAGCGGCGCGGCTGGGAACGTGGTGCGCCGCAGGACGCCGGGGTCGAGGGCTGGATCTCCAAACGCCTCGGCGAGGAGCTGTACCTCGTCGTCGGCTTCTACGAGGGCATCGTGGCCGGTTCCCCGGAGGCATTCCCCGAGCAGCGGCTGGAAGCGGTCTGGCTCGGCGACCGCCCGGGGGACCACTGGCCCCGCGGGACGTACCACCACATGTTCGGCGCCTTGGACCCGGTGACGGCGTCCGAGGCGCTCGCGGACCTGACGGTGCTCGGGGGAGTCCGTCGGGCCCCGGCCGTCGGCGGTCCGGCCCGGGTCGCGGGCCGGACCGTCACGGTGGGAGGTCAGGGCCGTTCGAGGTAG
- a CDS encoding GTP-binding protein — MDFRSSDTITGPRTEDVLPTTATAAVKVVIVGGFGVGKTTMVGSVSEIRPLTTEETMTQAGVGVDDNAGVESKTATTVAMDFGRISLSEELILYLFGTPGQERFWFLWNGLFEGALGAVVLIDTRRLETSFDVIGRLEERGVPFVVAVNTFPDAPHHPVESLRRALDLPDEVPMIDCDARLRTSSRDVLMTLMRYLHSLAVPLA; from the coding sequence ATGGACTTCAGAAGCTCTGACACGATCACCGGCCCCCGTACCGAGGACGTCCTGCCCACCACGGCCACCGCCGCGGTGAAGGTGGTGATCGTCGGCGGGTTCGGGGTCGGCAAGACGACCATGGTCGGTTCGGTCAGCGAGATCCGGCCTCTGACGACCGAAGAGACCATGACGCAGGCAGGCGTCGGCGTCGACGACAACGCCGGGGTGGAGAGCAAGACCGCCACCACCGTCGCCATGGACTTCGGCCGGATCAGCCTCAGCGAGGAACTGATCCTCTACCTGTTCGGCACGCCGGGCCAGGAACGCTTCTGGTTCCTGTGGAACGGCCTCTTCGAGGGCGCCCTCGGTGCCGTCGTGCTGATCGACACCCGCCGCCTCGAAACCAGCTTCGACGTCATCGGACGCCTGGAAGAGCGCGGGGTGCCGTTCGTCGTCGCCGTCAACACCTTCCCCGACGCCCCGCACCATCCGGTCGAGTCGCTGCGGCGGGCGCTCGACCTGCCCGACGAAGTCCCCATGATCGACTGCGACGCGCGGCTGAGGACGTCGAGCCGGGACGTGCTGATGACGCTCATGCGCTACCTGCACAGCCTGGCCGTACCTCTCGCATGA
- a CDS encoding ATP-binding protein, which translates to MGDKNFGELLHALRTRAGISQERLAQRAGISVRALSDMERGRTRGPRQSTVEALAAALGVDGMVGHELEDAARSGRPRAVGGAGPHASAGTGPGAGSPAGHGLALPRDLGDFTARGPALAGLRVLAGHLDPARPPVAVICGQPGLGKTAFAVHAAHALAPGFPDGQYAVDLRGMDPKPTPPREVLARLLHALGVADTDVPAATDERGGLLRSVLRERRVLLLLDNAADEDQVRPLLPGHGACLTLVTSRRSLAGLEAVHRSELALLRREEAVELLTRVIGSERVERETQAARDLAELCGYLPLAVRIAAQRLASRPGETLAKLVTQLTAHGDRLDTLRAGSLQIRSAFTLSYRQLSPAARTVFRRASLACGPDFSPTTAALLAGIPARQAARCLERLTDAGLLQPHSTADRYRFHDLLRLFAAEQLVEDDDPVQITAAQDRAAQWILRRATTAALRFDADRHQDAPEGDPDPATAPIDREQARIWLEAERPQWLAALGHAQAAGRHQQVVDAAEAMHWFSDVTAHWELWAEVFQRAVDSARALGSRRDEAVHLNYLAWAYNFCLHDYPAALAAARAALPAAYEAADQLQAGWALGYEAGALRRLGRTDESIDRLREAAAHLRDHTDPQVRLAELTILITLGQHLRYADRADEALVIHRRSEALCLAGVPGTPHDLIASYVAQTRHHLGSDLMALGLWGQAESPLRAALAHWEAGRMPAWSEPVRLDLGITLRHLDRHDEARATLTTAHRALVGLNNPRHREAADELGHVTAEFATADQPIG; encoded by the coding sequence GTGGGCGACAAGAATTTCGGCGAGCTGCTGCACGCACTGCGCACAAGAGCGGGCATCAGCCAGGAGCGGCTGGCGCAGCGGGCGGGGATCAGCGTGCGGGCGCTGTCGGACATGGAGCGCGGGCGGACGCGGGGGCCGCGGCAGAGCACGGTGGAGGCACTGGCCGCGGCCCTGGGAGTGGACGGCATGGTGGGCCATGAGCTGGAGGACGCCGCCCGGTCGGGCCGTCCGCGGGCCGTCGGCGGGGCGGGGCCCCATGCGTCGGCCGGGACGGGGCCGGGCGCGGGGTCGCCGGCCGGACACGGGCTGGCGTTGCCGCGTGATCTCGGTGACTTCACCGCCCGCGGCCCCGCCCTGGCCGGGCTGCGGGTCCTGGCCGGGCACCTCGATCCCGCCCGACCGCCGGTCGCCGTGATCTGCGGGCAGCCCGGGCTGGGCAAGACCGCCTTCGCCGTGCACGCCGCCCATGCTCTGGCGCCGGGTTTCCCGGACGGGCAGTACGCCGTCGACCTGCGCGGCATGGACCCGAAGCCCACACCGCCGCGCGAGGTGCTCGCCCGGCTCCTGCACGCTCTCGGTGTGGCCGACACCGATGTCCCGGCCGCCACCGACGAGCGCGGCGGGCTGCTGCGCTCGGTGCTGCGCGAGCGCCGGGTGCTGCTGCTTCTGGACAACGCCGCCGACGAGGACCAGGTCCGCCCCCTGCTGCCCGGTCACGGCGCCTGTCTGACCCTGGTCACCAGCCGCCGCTCGCTGGCCGGCCTGGAAGCCGTCCACCGTAGCGAGCTCGCGCTGCTGCGCCGGGAGGAGGCGGTCGAACTCCTCACCCGTGTCATCGGCTCGGAGCGGGTCGAGCGGGAGACACAGGCTGCCCGCGACCTCGCGGAACTCTGTGGTTACTTGCCCTTGGCCGTGCGCATCGCCGCCCAGCGCCTGGCCTCCCGGCCCGGCGAGACCCTGGCCAAACTCGTGACCCAGCTCACCGCTCACGGGGACCGCCTGGACACCCTGCGGGCAGGCTCCCTGCAGATACGGTCCGCCTTCACGTTGTCCTACCGTCAGCTCAGCCCGGCCGCCCGCACCGTCTTCCGCCGCGCCTCACTTGCCTGCGGCCCCGACTTCAGCCCCACCACCGCAGCCCTGCTGGCGGGCATACCCGCACGCCAGGCCGCGCGCTGCCTCGAACGGCTGACCGACGCCGGACTGCTCCAGCCGCACTCCACCGCCGACCGCTACCGCTTCCACGACCTCCTGCGCCTGTTCGCCGCCGAACAACTGGTCGAGGATGACGATCCCGTCCAGATCACCGCTGCCCAGGACCGGGCCGCCCAGTGGATCCTGCGCCGGGCCACCACCGCCGCACTGCGCTTCGACGCCGACCGCCACCAGGACGCGCCCGAAGGCGACCCCGACCCGGCCACCGCGCCCATCGACCGCGAGCAGGCCCGGATCTGGCTGGAAGCCGAGCGGCCCCAGTGGCTCGCCGCTCTGGGCCACGCCCAGGCGGCAGGCCGGCACCAGCAGGTCGTCGACGCCGCCGAAGCGATGCACTGGTTCTCCGACGTGACCGCGCACTGGGAGCTGTGGGCGGAGGTGTTCCAGCGGGCCGTCGACTCCGCCCGCGCGCTCGGCAGCAGGCGCGACGAGGCCGTCCACCTCAACTACCTCGCCTGGGCCTACAACTTCTGCCTCCACGACTACCCCGCCGCCCTGGCCGCCGCACGAGCAGCCCTGCCCGCGGCCTACGAGGCCGCAGACCAGCTCCAGGCGGGATGGGCCCTGGGATACGAAGCAGGAGCACTCCGCCGGCTCGGACGGACCGACGAGTCCATCGACCGGCTGCGCGAGGCAGCCGCCCACCTCAGGGACCACACGGACCCGCAGGTCCGCCTCGCCGAACTCACCATTCTCATTACCCTGGGCCAGCACCTGCGCTACGCCGACCGTGCGGACGAGGCCCTGGTCATCCACCGGCGCAGCGAGGCTCTCTGCCTCGCCGGGGTGCCGGGGACGCCGCACGACCTGATCGCTTCCTATGTGGCGCAGACCCGTCATCACCTCGGCAGCGACCTCATGGCCCTGGGACTATGGGGCCAGGCCGAATCCCCTCTGCGTGCCGCCCTGGCCCACTGGGAGGCAGGCCGGATGCCGGCCTGGAGCGAACCCGTCCGCCTCGACCTCGGCATCACCCTGCGCCACCTCGACCGCCACGACGAGGCCCGCGCGACGTTGACCACGGCCCACCGCGCCCTCGTCGGGCTGAACAATCCCCGCCACCGCGAAGCCGCCGACGAACTGGGCCACGTCACCGCAGAGTTCGCCACCGCCGACCAGCCGATCGGCTGA
- a CDS encoding 6-phospho-beta-glucosidase, which yields MKLTILGGGGFRVPLVYGALLGDHAEGRVSRVTLYDTDHDRLTAVARVLDEQARGVPDAPVVLATTDLDEALKGADFVFSAIRVGGLAGRAADERVALDAGVLGQETVGAGGIAYGLRTVPVAVDLARRIARLAPDAWVINFTNPAGMVTEAMSRHLGNRVVGICDTPVGLGRRIARVLGADPDRAWIDYAGLNHLGWVQGLYVNGRDELPRLLADDTLLGSFEEGKLFGTDLIRSLGAVPNEYLHYYYFNREAVRAYQQAELTRGAFLREQQQGFYARMREPGTPALATWDRTRAEREATYMSENREVAGAGDRAASDLESGGYEQVALALMRAVARNERTSLILNVRNGNTLSVLDADAVVEVPCLVDANGAHPVAVSPLPYHAAGLVTSVKAVERAVLDAAESGSRSAAVRAFALHPLVDSVHVARELVDAYTLVHPQLAYLERP from the coding sequence GTGAAGCTGACAATTCTTGGCGGTGGCGGATTCCGGGTCCCCCTGGTGTACGGGGCACTGCTCGGCGATCACGCCGAGGGCCGCGTCTCCCGGGTCACCCTCTACGACACGGACCACGACCGCCTCACGGCCGTCGCCCGGGTGCTGGACGAACAGGCCCGGGGAGTACCGGACGCACCCGTCGTCCTGGCCACGACCGACCTCGACGAGGCCCTGAAGGGCGCGGACTTCGTCTTCTCGGCGATCCGGGTCGGCGGGCTCGCCGGTCGTGCCGCCGACGAACGGGTGGCCCTGGACGCCGGGGTACTGGGGCAGGAGACGGTAGGGGCGGGCGGCATCGCGTACGGGCTGCGCACCGTTCCGGTCGCGGTCGACCTCGCCCGCCGCATCGCCCGGCTCGCCCCGGACGCCTGGGTCATCAACTTCACCAACCCCGCCGGCATGGTGACCGAGGCGATGTCCCGGCACCTGGGGAACCGGGTCGTCGGCATCTGCGACACCCCCGTGGGGCTGGGCCGCCGGATCGCCCGGGTCCTCGGCGCCGACCCGGACCGCGCCTGGATCGACTACGCGGGCCTCAACCACCTGGGCTGGGTCCAGGGCCTGTACGTGAACGGGCGCGACGAGCTTCCCCGGCTGCTCGCCGACGACACGTTGCTCGGCTCCTTCGAGGAGGGGAAGCTCTTCGGCACCGACCTGATCCGCTCGCTCGGCGCCGTCCCCAACGAGTACCTGCACTACTACTACTTCAACCGCGAGGCGGTCCGCGCCTACCAGCAGGCCGAGCTGACCCGGGGCGCCTTCCTCCGCGAGCAGCAGCAGGGTTTCTACGCGCGCATGCGTGAACCCGGCACACCCGCCCTCGCCACCTGGGACCGCACCCGCGCCGAGCGCGAGGCCACCTACATGTCGGAGAACCGCGAGGTCGCGGGGGCCGGGGACCGTGCCGCGAGCGATCTGGAGTCAGGCGGCTACGAACAGGTCGCCCTCGCCCTCATGCGCGCCGTCGCCCGCAACGAGCGCACCTCACTGATCCTCAACGTCCGCAACGGCAACACCCTTTCGGTGCTCGACGCGGACGCCGTGGTCGAAGTGCCCTGCCTCGTCGACGCGAACGGCGCCCACCCGGTGGCCGTGAGCCCGCTTCCGTACCACGCGGCCGGACTCGTCACCTCCGTGAAGGCCGTCGAACGCGCCGTGCTCGACGCGGCCGAAAGCGGATCACGCTCCGCCGCCGTCCGGGCGTTCGCGCTGCACCCGCTCGTGGACTCCGTCCACGTGGCCCGCGAGCTGGTCGACGCGTACACCCTCGTCCACCCCCAGCTGGCCTACCTCGAACGGCCCTGA
- a CDS encoding DUF397 domain-containing protein, with protein sequence MSDIYNGMPAAALGLEGWAKPWSGGNGGNCVETLKLADGRVAVRQSADPDGPALIYSTGEMAAFIQGAKTGQADFLLT encoded by the coding sequence ATGAGCGACATTTACAACGGCATGCCGGCCGCGGCCCTCGGCCTCGAAGGCTGGGCCAAGCCCTGGAGCGGGGGCAACGGAGGCAACTGCGTCGAGACCCTGAAGCTGGCGGACGGCAGGGTCGCCGTCCGCCAGTCCGCGGACCCCGACGGCCCGGCGCTCATCTACTCCACCGGCGAGATGGCCGCCTTCATCCAGGGCGCCAAGACCGGCCAGGCAGACTTCCTGCTGACCTGA
- a CDS encoding cytochrome P450, with product MTTPFSHEPGAPAGAAPPPGCPAHGLGPGGLRRYYGPEVENDIVGLNEKLRAEHGSVAPVLLHGDVPAWLVLGHSENLHVTRTPSQFSRDSRRWRALQDGTVGPEHPLAPIFTYQPVCVFADGATHERQRGAITDSMGRIDTRGVRRHINRFSNRLVNDFCLKGTADIVSQFAEHLPMMVMCAIFGMPEEYDDRLVQAARDMTRGTETAVTSNAYVVGVLTRLVERRRTSPESDFASWLVEHPAAMSDIEVIEHLRLTLIAAYESTANLIANVIRMVLTDPRFRARLSGGHMTVPEAVEQTLWDEPPFSAVFGRWAVGDTELGGKHIKAGDAMLISIAGANSDPAVRPDLSAGMEGNRAHLAFSGGPHECPGQDIGRAIADVGVDALLMRLPDLELAVEESGLRWMGNIMSRHLTELPVQFAPSPQQEIDDEPMTAMAARSGPRSDWEISSSPRTSGRPAGGKETAAPQADGDPAPVIPDQRTRSTTGRLWQAVSSWWKGY from the coding sequence GTGACAACCCCCTTCTCCCACGAACCCGGAGCACCGGCGGGAGCCGCCCCGCCGCCAGGGTGCCCCGCCCACGGACTCGGCCCCGGCGGGCTGCGCCGCTACTACGGCCCCGAGGTGGAGAACGACATCGTCGGGCTGAACGAGAAGCTGCGCGCCGAACACGGCAGCGTCGCCCCGGTGCTGCTCCACGGTGACGTACCCGCCTGGCTCGTCCTCGGCCACAGCGAGAACCTCCACGTCACCCGGACCCCCTCGCAGTTCTCCCGCGACTCCCGGCGCTGGCGCGCCCTGCAGGACGGCACCGTGGGCCCCGAGCACCCCCTCGCGCCGATCTTCACCTACCAGCCCGTGTGCGTCTTCGCGGACGGCGCGACCCATGAACGCCAGCGCGGCGCGATCACGGACAGCATGGGCCGGATCGACACGCGCGGCGTGCGGCGCCACATCAACCGGTTCAGCAACCGCCTCGTCAACGACTTCTGCCTCAAGGGCACCGCCGACATCGTCAGCCAGTTCGCCGAACACCTGCCGATGATGGTCATGTGCGCGATCTTCGGCATGCCCGAGGAGTACGACGACCGGCTGGTGCAGGCCGCCCGCGACATGACGCGCGGCACCGAGACCGCCGTCACCAGCAACGCGTACGTCGTCGGCGTGCTCACCCGCCTCGTGGAGCGCCGCCGCACCTCCCCGGAGTCCGACTTCGCCAGCTGGCTGGTCGAGCACCCCGCCGCGATGAGCGACATCGAGGTCATCGAACACCTCCGGCTGACGCTCATCGCGGCGTACGAGTCCACCGCCAACCTGATCGCCAACGTGATCCGGATGGTGCTGACCGACCCCCGCTTCCGGGCGCGGCTCAGCGGCGGCCACATGACCGTCCCCGAGGCGGTGGAGCAGACGCTCTGGGACGAGCCCCCGTTCTCCGCCGTCTTCGGCCGCTGGGCGGTCGGCGACACCGAGCTCGGCGGGAAGCACATCAAGGCCGGCGACGCCATGCTCATCAGCATCGCGGGAGCCAACAGCGACCCCGCCGTCCGGCCCGACCTCAGCGCCGGCATGGAGGGCAACCGCGCCCACCTCGCCTTCAGCGGCGGCCCCCACGAGTGCCCGGGGCAGGACATCGGCCGCGCCATCGCGGACGTCGGGGTCGACGCGCTACTCATGCGGCTGCCCGACCTCGAACTCGCCGTGGAGGAGAGCGGGCTGCGCTGGATGGGCAACATCATGTCGCGCCATCTGACCGAACTCCCCGTCCAGTTCGCGCCCAGTCCGCAACAGGAGATCGACGACGAACCCATGACGGCGATGGCCGCCCGCTCCGGCCCCCGCAGCGACTGGGAGATCTCGTCCTCGCCGCGCACGTCCGGCCGGCCGGCCGGCGGCAAGGAGACCGCCGCGCCCCAGGCCGACGGCGACCCGGCCCCGGTGATCCCGGACCAGCGCACCCGGAGCACCACGGGCCGGCTGTGGCAGGCCGTCTCCAGCTGGTGGAAGGGGTACTGA